The following are from one region of the Hypanus sabinus isolate sHypSab1 unplaced genomic scaffold, sHypSab1.hap1 scaffold_578, whole genome shotgun sequence genome:
- the LOC132389461 gene encoding zinc finger protein 420-like: MAHQRVHTEERPFTCSECGKGFTRSSDLLGHKFVHTGERPFLCSFCGKGFISSSNLKVHERVHTGEKPYTCSDCGKRFTCSSELKVHQRLHTGERPFTCSDCGKGFTQSYQLKVHQRVHTRERPFTCSDCGKGFTRSIDLLGHKLVHTGERPFICADCGKGFTQSYQLQRHQRVHTGERPFTCSECGKGFSRSCQLQTHRQVHTGERPFICSECSKGFTQASHLLRHQRVHTGERPFTCSDCGKGFICSSQLKGHQRVHTGENPFTCSDCGKGFTCLSQMKVHQRVHTGERPFTCSDCGKGFTRSSHLKEHQRIHIRDRPFTCSDCGKGFTQSHELLVHKSVHTGEWPFTCSDCGKGFTLSHALLVHQSVHTEERPFNCSVCGKGFTCSSQMKVHQRVHTGERPFICSVCGKGCTSSSQLKVHQRIHTGEKPFTCSDCGKGFTCSSQLKVHQRIHTGEKPFTCSDCGKGFTSSSQLKVHQRIHTGEKPFTCSDCGKGFTCSPQLKVHQRIHTGEKPFTCSDCGKRFTQSFQLQRHQRVHTD; this comes from the coding sequence atggctcaccagcgagttcacactgaggagcggccattcacctgctcagaatgtgggaagggattcactcggtcatccgatCTACTGGGACATAAgtttgttcacactggggagaggccgttcctctgctcattctgtgggaagggattcatttcatCATCCAACCTGAAGGTACatgagcgagttcacactggtgagaagccatacacctgctcagactgtgggaagcgattcacttgctcatcggaactgaaggtacatcagcgacttcacactggggagcggccgttcacctgctcagactgtgggaagggattcactcagtcatatcagctgaaggtacatcagagagttcacactcgagagaggccattcacctgctcagactgtgggaagggcttCACTCGGTCAATCGACCTCCTGGGACACAAgttggttcacactggggagcggccgttcatctgcgcagactgtgggaagggattcactcagtcatatcaactacagagacaccagcgagttcacaccggggagaggccattcacctgctcagaatgtgggaagggattcagtcgatcATGTCAACTACAGACACACCGgcaagttcacactggcgagaggccgttcatctgctcggaATGTtcaaagggattcactcaggcatctcacctactgagacaccagcgagttcacactggagagaggccattcacctgctcagactgtgggaagggattcatttgctcatcccaactgaagggacatcagcgagttcacactggagagaacccattcacctgctcagactgtgggaagggattcacttgcttatCCCaaatgaaggtacatcagcgagttcacactggagagaggccgttcacctgctcagactgtggaaagggattcactcggtcatcccatctgaaggaacatcagcgaattcacattcgggacaggccattcacctgctcagactgtgggaagggattcactcagtcacacGAATTACTGGTACACAagtcagttcatactggggagtggccattcacctgctcagactgtgggaagggattcactctgtcacacgcactactggtacaccagtcagttcacactgaggagaggccgttcaactgctcagtctgtgggaagggattcacttgctcatcccaaatgaaggtacatcagcgagttcacactggagagaggccgttcatctgctcagtctgtgggaaaggatgcactagttcatcccaactgaaggtacatcaacgaattcacactggggagaaaccgtttacctgctcagactgtgggaagggattcacttgttcatcccaactgaaggtacatcagcgaattcacactggggagaagccatttacctgctcagactgtgggaagggattcactagttcatcccaactgaaggtacatcagcgaattcacactggggagaagccatttacctgctcagactgtgggaagggattcacttgttcaccccaactgaaggtacatcagcgaattcacactggggagaagccgtttacctgctcagactgtgggaagcgattcactcagtcatttcaactacagagacaccagcgagttcatactgattAG
- the LOC132389462 gene encoding gastrula zinc finger protein XlCGF26.1-like codes for MAHQWVHTGERPFTCSVCGKGFTLSSTLLVHQRIHTGEKLFTCSDCGKGFTLSSRLLVHQQIHTEEKPFTCSVCEKRFTQLSNLQSHQRVHTGEKPFTCSVCGKGFTLSSTLQRHQRVHTEVKPFTCSVCGKGFTLSSTLQSHQRVHTGEKPFTCSVCGKGFTLSSNLQRHQRVHTEVKPFTCSVCGKGFTQSSNLQRHQRVHTEVKPFTCSVCGKGFTVSSILLVHQRIHTGEKLFTCSDCGKRFTDSSTLRRHQRVHTGEKPFTCSECGKRFTRSSNLRRHQRVHTGEMPFTCSVCGKGFTDSSTLQRHQRLHTGEKPFTCLFCRKRFTQSSTLQSHQRVHTRERLRIWERIHSVIPPLGTPVSSQ; via the coding sequence atggctcaccagtgggttcacactggggagcggccgttcacctgctcagtctgtgggaaaggattcactctgtcatccaccctactggtacatcagcgaattcacactggggagaagctgttcacctgctcagactgtggaaagggattcacactgtcatcccgcctactggtacatcagcaaattcacactgaggagaagccgttcacctgctcagtctgtgagaagagatttactcagttatccaacctacagagtcaccagcgagttcacactggggagaagccattcacctgctcagtctgtgggaaaggattcactctgtcatccaccctacagagacaccagcgagttcacactgaggtgaagccattcacctgctcagtctgtgggaaaggattcactctgtcatccaccctacagagtcaccagcgagttcacactggggagaagcctttcacctgctcagtctgtgggaaaggattcactctgtcatccaacctacagagacaccagcgagttcacactgaggtgaagccattcacctgctcagtctgtgggaaaggattcactcagtcatccaacctacagagacaccagcgagttcacactgaggtgaagccattcacctgctcagtctgtgggaaaggattcactgtgtcatccatcctactggtacatcagcgaattcacactggggagaagctgttcacctgctcagactgtgggaagagattcactgactcttccaccctacggagacaccagcgagttcacactggggagaagccgttcacctgctcagaatgtgggaagcgattcactcggtcatccaacctacggagacaccagcgagttcacactggggagatgccgttcacctgctcagtgtgtgggaaaggattcactgactcttccacgctgcagagacaccagcgacttcacactggggagaagccgttcacctgcttattctgtcggaagagattcactcagtcatccaccctacagagtcatcagcgagttcacactagagagaggcTCAGAatatgggaaaggattcactcagtcatcccacctcttggcacaccagtcagttcacagtaa